The region GAACTGCTACTACAAGTGACTTTTCCCTACTCTCCACAGACCCTGTGATCCTGAATCCACACACAGCTCCACCAGACATCTCTGTGTCAGATGACCTGACCTCTGTGACCTCATGTTTCCGTCAGCAAGACAAGCCTTTTCCACTGCACAGCAACCGTATGGTGTTGGGGAGCGTGGGATACGACAGTGGCACTCATACATGGGAAATGGAGGTGGGAAACAGTCGCTACTGGACACTTGGAGTATGCGTTAGATCAGATGGAAAACCTAGTGTGCAACCTTTGACCCCTAAAAATAACTGGGGTCTCAGACGAGATGGATACATGTACAGTTTCCTGAGCACTCCGACAAAGTTCACGATAAAGACAAACCCTGAAGTGGTGCAGATGAGACTAGAGGATGATTATGATGTGATGGGCAGGTGGCAGAGGAAGGTCAGCTTTTTTGATGCCAGGAGTAATTCAGAATTTGTAAGGATTACCGGAGTGCCTGCAGGGAAGGAACTCTTTCCGTTTGTGATTCCAGAAGATCAGTCCGTCCCGCTGCGTGTCGTTCCAGTCCCAGCTAAAATCACTCTGGCAGGTGAACAGGTTGAACAGAAGATATCCTTCCAGGAGAGATATAAAGGCTTGATTGATATCTGTTGTTGGTTTGTCATAGTTGTATTTGTGATTCTATCatggaagacagacagacatggcAAATGATAGGAAATCGTTCAGACAGCTAGGACTGAATTCCCACAATTGCATCAGCAGAACCAAAGTTTATGGGATGTATAAACACTGTCTACATTAGAAGACTATGTTGCATTCATTTGGTTGGCCTTGTATTTACAGAAATGACATTAGGAATTTATCTCTTTGCCTTTTTATCCAGCAATATCAGATTCAGCCTAATATTCTCTAATAACATCTCTGATGCCTTCAAAGCTACTCCACTCCCCCATGctggacagtctgatcacctatCCCTGTTCCTGCTCCTCAAATACACCCCCATCTTCAAACGTGTGAAACCCACCGTGAAGTGTGGCTGGAAGGAGCAGACTCACCACTACAGCATGAGTTCCTGAACACAGACTGGAATGTGTTTGCTCCTCGGCCACACTGgactcacacacagacattaaTAGTAAAACCTACACCAGTTCTGTTCTGAATCACAACAACAGATGTGTTGACAGAGTAATCATCCATAAAATAATCACAACTCCAATTAGAAACCTAGGATGATTAAGGAAGTCATAATCCTACCGAAGACACATGACGCTGATTTCAGATCAGGCGACCGGAAGCCTACAGTTTATTTGGGGACTAAACTGAAGAGGGGGATTAAAACAGCTAAACATTATCTCCTATAGTGCTGCTTTATTGCTGAAATGTTACataattaaaatcactgaaatcgAAGAACTTTGGaactgttttcatgtttattactgtaaagctgcttttagCATTCTGTAGTGTATAAAGTActatagaaaaacataaacatgacTCTTGAACAACATTTTTTGTGTACAGTCTGCACTTCCTTGTTCTTTCTTCATTTAGAGGTTTCACTTTCTCAGAAGCTCATGTCCCTGTTTCAGTCCAAggcttgttttattatttttttattttttattttttacaactttaatttatttaaaatgcgaAGAGGAGGAGCTCTGGTAGGGCAGTCCATTAACAAATCGGCTGAAATTGATCTGTTGAATATTTGTGACAGATTAGTACAGCACAGGATACATATACATccctacatatatatttaaaacactgtgtgtgtgcgtgtgcgtgtgtgtgtgtgtgtatttgtatatatatatatatatatatatatatatatacatacactcacctaaaggattattaggaccaccatactaatactgtgtttgaccccctttcgccttcaaaactgccttaattctacgtggcattgattcaacaaggtgctgaaagcattctttagaaatgttggcccatattgataggatagcatcttgcagttgatggagatttgtgggatgcacatccagggcacgaagctcccgttccaccacatcccaaagatgctctattgggttgagatctggtgactgtgggggccattttagtacagtgaactcattgtcatgttcaagaaaccaatttgaaatgattccaGCTTTCTGACATGGTGCATATCCTGCTggagtagccatcagaggatgggtacatgtggtcataaagggatgatGACTGGTCAGAagcaatgctcaggtaggccgtggcatttaaacgatgcccaattggcactaaggggcctaaagtgtgccaagaaaacatcccccacaccattacaccaccaccaccaccagcctgcacagtggtaacaaggcacgatggatccatgttctcattctgtttacgccaaattctgactctaccatctgaatgtctcaacagaaatcgagactcatcagaccaggcaacattttttccagtcttcaactgtccaattttggtgagctcgtgcaaattgtaggcctcttttttcctatttgtagtggagatgagtggtactcagtggggtcttctgctgttgtagcccatccgcctcaaggttgtgcatgttgtggcttcacaaatgctttgctgcatacctcagttgtaatgagtggttatttcagtcaaagttgctcttctatcagcttgaatcataCATCCCATTCTCCTCcaacctctagcatcaacaaggcattttcgcccacaggactgccgcatactgcatgtttttcccttttcacaccattctttgtaaaccctagaaatggttgtgcgtgaaaatcccagtaactgagcagattgtgaaatactcagaaccggcccgtctggcaccagcaaccatgccacgctcaaaattgcttaacatcacctttctttcccattctgacattcagttttggagttcaggagattgtcttgaccacgaccacacccctaaatgcattgaagcaactgctatgtgattggttgattagataattgcattaatgagaaactgagcaggtgttcctaataatcctttaggtgagtgtatatatatatatatatataaaataaaagctgaatttgtaaaaatgaccccgttcaaaagtttacatacacttgattctcaatactgtgttgttacctgaattatccacaactgtgtgtgttttgtttttgttttgtttgtttttcatgagaGAGCGGTTTC is a window of Cyprinus carpio isolate SPL01 chromosome B1, ASM1834038v1, whole genome shotgun sequence DNA encoding:
- the LOC109054271 gene encoding E3 ubiquitin-protein ligase TRIM35-like; this encodes MALEAELSCPVCTDVFRDPVLLSCGHSFCRQCINDHWTSSSSRNCPVCRQVSPQEPVHNLCLRNTCETYLREQSTRKERDEEHECQIHGERIELFCQTDEEAICAACKKHEHKWHKTQKLQQAVRQRKKKLKAAVRPAEKTLWSLQNGAAQDAKICNYNQVTCSMCFIDINIHTRIDLFIPVRTATTSDFSLLSTDPVILNPHTAPPDISVSDDLTSVTSCFRQQDKPFPLHSNRMVLGSVGYDSGTHTWEMEVGNSRYWTLGVCVRSDGKPSVQPLTPKNNWGLRRDGYMYSFLSTPTKFTIKTNPEVVQMRLEDDYDVMGRWQRKVSFFDARSNSEFVRITGVPAGKELFPFVIPEDQSVPLRVVPVPAKITLAGEQVEQKISFQERYKGLIDICCWFVIVVFVILSWKTDRHGK